The sequence below is a genomic window from Phycodurus eques isolate BA_2022a chromosome 6, UOR_Pequ_1.1, whole genome shotgun sequence.
CATCCTCACCACTCGAAGGCgctaacttaaattattttagacaCATTTGTATTCCCAGAACtcatgaacaaaataaatatttaacaaatacGAACAAATGCCTAAAAATAAACATAGTATGAAGCTAATGTGCTGATTGAGAACATTCGAAAAGGAATTTTGTGAGAGTTGAAAGACAGTGGCCCATTTCCAATAATGCATTGCAACAGCTTTCTACTTCCTCTTTCCGCCATATTGCAGAACCGGTGAGTTGTCTTTTCATATAATCATGTACAATCTAGTCGTTATCGAGTGCATCTGGTTGTTAATACTTCCAGCTTGATAATAGGATTGAAACGTGTTTATGTGGTAACTTTTTGAAGTGGTTATCGTCATTTTCTATCACTTTACGGCATCAGTTGAGCGACTTTTTCCTATGGGCCATCCGTTCTGCTTGGGCCGAGCAGTGCTTACCTTATAGGCGCCCCTGTAAATGGCTAACTGTTTGGAATGGAGACAACATTTCGATTGTAGATAGACAACGCTTTGCAAGTTGTTCGCCAAAATTGTACCTAATTGAGTGTTTTCCAAGGACGGTGCCACAGAGGTACCTCATAGCGAACCACAGCTAGCTTAGAAGTGCGTTTGGGAAAGAGGTCGTGTGATGGACCGTGCTGTGGTGGGCTTTCCAGCTTAATGCCTGGAATGCTTACGTTTATACTGTAGTGGTTTTGTCATAGAAGTGCAGCTGCAACGAAAATGCCCACTTGTTAAACTTGCTGTCATTGGTTATCTCATAAGCCAGCGGGTCCGTTGTCTTTCTTAATTCATGTCAAGAATGTTTTGCGTTTTAATTGATATTGAGTCGTATATACATGGAAAACACTATAAGACCGTTcactttcttcaatttcttgttcattttaatgcctggtaccagtaaatgtatattacctgaagaatacaatgaaccTGACTAAAATGCCACTGATTCCATAATACTTCCCATTTGGCAAGCTCaagtttattattataattggtTATCAAGAAAACTGTGTGAAATGGTTAGATATCAGCTCATAAATTAAACTCTTTTTAAGCTATTGTTGtggtcatcattatatttgtccacaTAAATGTACCTTTAGTCTTACCATGCATTACAACTGATAAACATAAATGAAGATGTAATTTTTATTCCCATGACTGTACGTTTTGTCGTGGGCGTCCAGTCAAATCGTCACCTCCCAGTTATGGACTCTGGCTGTAACTCCACACAATATGATGAACATTGTCATAGTAgtgctgttttatttgtttgttataCAGTTGTTTAACAAAGTGTTGGAATGGTCAAGTCTGAAACATTGTATCTACGGCATTAATACAATTGCACAAGGCTGAGCAATtcctctggatttttttttaagtgaatgaAACATTGGAATccttctatttttgtttcatgtagCATTTGGTTTTGTGTAGGCATCATGGTGCGCATGAACGTTCTCGCAGATGCTCTGAAGTGCATCAACAATGCTGAGAAGCGTGGGAAACGCCAGGTCCTCATCAGGCCCTGTTCCAAGGTCATTGTGCGCTTCCTAACCGTCATGATGAAGCATGGTAGGTGTTCATTACCTGTGTGGTTTcccatgtttaaaaatatgacactTTGTCATATCTGTCACTCAGATGTACTTTGCTGGGATTTTCATATTAACATTGTTCCAGGTTACATTGGTGAGTTTGAGATCATTGATGACCATAGAGCCGGGAAAATAGTCGTCAATCTCACAGGAAGGCTAAACAAGGTAATGTTTTTTGACCCGCttttcattgagcaacttcccAAATGTTCACTCTGAAGTTATTAGCTTAATGACGGTTGCTTTCATACTTTGCTTGGTGTCAACTTATAGACCAATTATCAAGTCCAATTTATTTTTGGACTGCGACTCcagataaatgtattttattaatttgtgattttatttatttatttatttacttgcaGTGTGGTGTGATCAGTCCACGTTTTGATCTCCAGCTCAAGGATCTGGAGAAGTGGCAGAACAACCTTTTGCCCTCAAGACAGTTTGGGTGAGAATTGCATCCTTGGCATTGCATTACACTACTTACTAGgtgtatgtaaaaatgtaaacacgaaATACTATTTGTATAACAGTTGGCTACTGTGTGGGTTGATTGCTTGGTCCTACACCCCACTCTGCATGCATGACCAATTGACATTTGCTTTATCCAGCTAACATTCTCAATGAAACTATAGTTTTgctaaaaattaggtttttattacTCTTGTTGAGCACTCCCCGAttatacccgaagctcaaggcACCGGgatgtggttactctatccaccgcaagggataccagaagtgacgttgcaattgtcAAACACAGCACGCTagactatacgcaatggcgagcaacgggctggaatatgaggaggaggagaatttCGAGGTACAGGAGAACCCGACTGAACTTGGCATTGTCAAACTgcacgtttgagccgatcagggggtcggaacctgacagtgacgatgacaagcagccaagtagcaAGTGTACAATAGAAAAAGAGTGGCCACTGGGTTGATTTGACGTCATGTCATaagcatgtatttttatatagtcatggctagaaataatggcacctcaggggtgccaatattttttagcacgactatatgtattatatattcatatgtttcagtgacacggcgcaagcttttacatagtatgcagtatcccaatatattgtgtgccccttgcTCGAGTTgctttataacacgccgcatCCAAAGTCTTttccgtgtctgttggcttgtcatataggcaaaagtacagaaaagtactgcgtgggtcttttttttcctactgccaAATGCATAATAACTAGCCTTCACACAGAttttatcggccgataattagcatttatgtcatttgccgatccgatcaatgggGTCATTgctcggctccgcaaaagacatttattccgcGTCGCcgtgtgcacagtatattttaatccaaaagcttgtttatttttagccttgtcgcatgtcttttgacatagacctgtaaatatctgacagccaaaagttatttaaaaaataaaactcgtcggcgtgtggaacagacaacacgtctgagacagacaacacgtaatgcccggccgggtcagacaacacgtaatgcccggatcagactacaagacaaatttgctctttcacgattgcacaatgtcagactactgcaataaaatcttgtattccgataccaccgcatcccgttttttatgaTCAGTTGGCTTCATcgtgtcaactcaaatgcgactggataaattcgttaccgtggcgacgacaagagTGGCTCGTGCCGGctgtattattaaaacaaaatggggggaaaacgtgtgttggtggtcaccggtggtcaggacaggagaggacgttcgtttaaggcttgcttgaggtatgttcctgtacttttaatacgatgcggctcgcaagcaggcaacaaaacgttgtgtagcctagcaagctactgctagcacgaacggttggacgtaaacatgctgccgttatgtcgaatcatgctctaacgtttcagtgtgggtgaagtaatttaattacagtaagttagcacccattgtttctgtcatgtaatgttggtttgacctgactgattagaatacacgatctgactagagcagtgattttcaaccttatggagccaaggaacatattttacaattgaaaaatatcacggcacaccaacaaacaaaaatgtcacaaaaagtggatgcattaattaatgtacaatacattatttacttcctgccatctaatagaagaccattcatttgttctgtctgtcactatgcctcactggcataaatagaggaacaaagatacattattgtaaatagaattttttgagcaattaggtacacaagtatatacagtaaatgaacaggtcatttaaatagacacattcctccatcttgtgatcgggtcgttgatcggttatcgtttttttaaactctgtgatcggccccaaataTCCTGAtagtgtaaagcctaataataACCATAGTAGTCGttggtatatacaaggaaatcctcacctcttgtcttcGCCGCTGCACCATGATGGTtacgagatttagttctcttgctggtggTGTAGGTCCTGTTGGCACTGCAGATGGTTTCAgcctgctaagtctttctcaaaataCGCTGCTTTGAAGTGATcggcacagtttggaatgcttgctcggcacccatagctgaccacgtttcttcccgtcgattgactttccctatctactggtcacatattcctttttcacttggaaagccaaagaaactctATAATCACTTTgcaatggcagatgtggtttttAAAGGgcttctagagttatcaagaaaatgtttaCCACCTTTGTTCTGCCAAAAGAAGGAGCGGTGGCCAGCACTCCCTGCAGTGTGAGGCTTTGTCACTCAGTGGAATTATAAGCTTCAGTCATGCCTTGAGAAGCATGTACAGCAAAATTTGGAGCTAGCGCCGCAGAAAGGGATTGTCCGCTCCCTGGATATGTTTTGATTCAAGGAGAAGACGGACAAGAAGCCATATGTTAAGAGTgcagcagttgtttttttttaaattattttaatttttattttgttttatttttaaacccagCAAGGTGACACAGCAAATGTGTTCAGCCATCTGGAAAAAACAGCAGATAAATATCAAAACACTGGACAAGGAACATGTGAGCCCCTCGCTCAATTACTTCTCCAAAGTAGCATTAAATACAATGTATGAACAATGCATTCAGTCCGGCCTACAGTCGAAAAGTTAGTCAATGCAGCTGCCATGATTGTTAATACTATGTATTACGGTAACACGCAGGCAATGCGCCCTGGTGCCAACTTGAACATAAGTCTAAATtgtgaggcttttatttttaagttgtcCCTCCCAGGATGCTGGCGGAGAGGCAGCGTGTTACCGTAACGCATAGCATTTACAATCGTGgcagctgccttgacttcaactgcAGACAGGCCTGACCACAGTGGGAAAACTCCAAGAGTAAATAGAGAGCGAACTCACAACTTTGGAGTTTGCGACAACTGACTTATGgtcaaacagaacaatggagcTCTTTGACAATTCACTAGGTTGATGGGATTTTCAAgtgaaaagtcggtgcttgcaGCCTACTGATATTGGATTTTATGCctaaactgtatttgcttctattAAGTTGCAGTTCATGATTGAACTCTGCagtagcatatttattcagttaacaCTTGGTAAATTTGAATTTCTTGGGTAAATTTTTTAgccatcatttattcttatttaacaattaatttttCACGAAAGACTGCttatatattgtttgttgaaaagtagtgcaataaaagtaggttttccctaacatgaggaataatcgtatttattattttgaccatAATCGTGCAGTCCTGTGCTGTGTACTTTTTAAAGGCTGGCTTGCTGCTTGCTAGCATCGTATATACTCACATGAAACAAAGTTACCGTAGTCATCAAAACACTTTGGCCTGGGGTtaggcatcgtttgaatttgagtgattccAGTCACGATTCTGGTTCCTTATTTTGAATCCGGTTGCGAaggattctcgattccgattcttttagggggctgggtcaaaaaaagtttgcatggtttaaataaagggtgtccaaattatgaacatccattttcttagcagcccgcagcatagactaaaatgaacattttcctcTGAGTTCTTTATAGCCAGTTTCAATATccaacctatgaactaaaaggcaatgtgtgtggagcTAACCCAAcagacttaatatttattaattgtttcagctaaaagttaaatatagcattgttagaATCATTTTGGGACTgttttcatcacgtcaaattgTTTATGTGCAAGTTgcaacttgacttcctgttttaagcttgtagccttttattttgaagggtacacgcgggaactcagcattttggcatgaaaactAATTTCACACGACaccgatttaaaaaataaaaataaataaataataataataattttaaatacagGGAGCCAAATGGTATAAAACGATTCCTTACCcactgatgaggcacaaggttagtgtttatgatactgtgagacgtttatgtgaattttgtcccaattcattgtgttgtaaagttgctacggtgaagttctagctcaatgttaagctttttttttttttctgtcatcggctcttacgttggtttgaagactaaaataaacgctaaaaaccatcagtgcaaaagtgcaaccaaccgtttaccttgttagctgtctcaatgttggcatagacattttattttttcactcacccaattcactaagagttgacttcactgaagctctgcgcagtgtaggctgagcctcggagcgcgtcagacgctacacattgtgaaagccttctttgcacaatataattttattcCAGGTGtagcactgaggtgactggtcattaattttaacatgGTTAATGCGATGGTGAGTGGGGCGAGGATTGCACGTCTTATGAAGCAAATTGGACATGTGGACCGAATGAAAGCGTTTGGatggtttaaagaaaaaagaagcaaattGGACATGTGGACCGAATGAAAGCGTTtgggtggtttaaaaaaaaaacgttccacTCCCTATTTCCACATATACTAAATAACAGACATACATTTGTGAATGCCTGGATGcaccagaaaaacaaaacaaaaattgcaaacaaaaaacattgaatgggTCTCTCCATTCTATTTACAATTATAGACTCATATGCTAGCTATTGTAATCCAGTGAGTATGAGGACTATACATCTGATTTAAAGATGATAAATAGGGCTAATATTCCATtggatttttcacaattttgctgTCAAATTATTCACAAATTGTAAAAAGGGTGTCTACATATGATAGAACGCTTAAGCTTTGTCCCTTACAATGTTatcacccctccccccccaacccAATGCTAAGGTGCAGGACATTTTTCTCTCATCCATTATTGAGAGTTTAGTCTCTCACTGTTCTTTCTGGGTGTTGCGTCATAGGTCAAGCTGCACATAAACTGAGGGCCTACTGTTACTTGCCTTTTGAGTATTGTACATCTGAGCAGTTAATGCTAATTCTACTGTTGTCTACTGCTGTTGAAATCTGCTCtatcttttgtcatttttgttttgtaaaatgtccTTTAAGTTAAATGATAGCTTGGATGCTACAAGTAGAtgacatggtgtttttttttttttttttttttttaataaatatacataaaatataattattccTGTGGGTTTATTCCAAAGCTTGAAACTTAACAGTTTGTGAAACTAACAAATATTTGGGAATGTTACAAATTGTTCAGCTTTTGAGTcattttttcttccctttaGTTGTATTTAGTTTCCAAAGGCATTCTTTGATTGACTTACGGTCTTGAAACTTGGCTTTGGGAAAGCTTGATTAATTTGCTCAGTCAAATTATATCAGtgtaaaatgttatgttttggGAGCCTTTATAATTATTCTGGCTTGATTTTAATATGTTGTTAGTCCTGCTAAATGTGACGTCTGAGTTGAATTAACCCTGACCTTAAATCAAAATTTTCTGCCAGTGTCTGAGCATGGAAACTATGTacaattccaatcaagttgggacgttgtgttagacataaataaaaacagaataggttgaacatgatttgcaaatcatattatatatactatatttaattgaatacactacaaagaaaagatatttgatgttcaatcTGATAAaccttgtttttagcaaataattattaacttagaattttatggctgcaacgcgttccaaaaaggctgggacaggtggca
It includes:
- the rps15a gene encoding small ribosomal subunit protein uS8 gives rise to the protein MVRMNVLADALKCINNAEKRGKRQVLIRPCSKVIVRFLTVMMKHGYIGEFEIIDDHRAGKIVVNLTGRLNKCGVISPRFDLQLKDLEKWQNNLLPSRQFGYIVLTTSAGIMDHEEARRKHTGGKILGFFF